The Juglans regia cultivar Chandler chromosome 6, Walnut 2.0, whole genome shotgun sequence genome contains the following window.
CACGATTGATGATGAAAGAACCACTATGGAGAGTGATGAAGTGGAAAGAATGGTGGCTGAAGATTATGGACACGATAGGGTTTGTGAATTGGATGAGTTACACGGGTTTCTGTCCTCGGATATGGAGCTTGCTGATTTTGCTGCTGATGTCGAGTGCCTATTAGGAAAAGGACTAGACGAAGATTCTTGCGACGTCAAAGGATTGAGACTTTTAGATTGTAAAGAGGAAGATGATATTGAGTTCTACGTTGATTTTGGAGAGGAGATGGAGAAAAAGGTCATTCCCATGGCGGAGAACAAAATGATGAATGGTGATCAAGGCTGCGACGAGGAGATGAAGAGGGAGATATTTTTGAGGCTAAACTATGAGGAAGTTATTACAGCTTGGCCCGGCCAACGTTCTCCATGGACAACAGGAACACGACCGGAGCTCAATCCTGACAACTGCTGGCAGAACATCAtggtaatctctctctctctctctctctctctcacacacacacacacacacaccatcTTCAGTTCCTAGTACTCATTGAACAACTAATAGTTTAcactctttaattaatttaaataacatgtttcattaattagatgattcaTCTCATGTAGCACACTTCTTGTATAGATCTGAAGCCAACCATCATGAATTTGTGCAAGGTACCatagtttttcaaaaaaaaaattgaacgaGGCTGCTGGCATCTTATAGATCATGGATATATATGACAGGAGATAGATGGGGGCCTTAGGTTTACAACAAAATTCACATGCCAAGGGAAGGGCAGAATCTATAATCAGTTAAACggcatgatcatatatattgcTGCTCAGTAGGTTGTTTAGATAGTTTTAATTAGGATCAGATTGATATATAGGAAAGtcttggtattgataattatgGCATGTGTTTgactgaaatatatattttacaggGTTCGTGCCCTAAAGATGTTCATCATTACCCATACGGGGAAACAGCATCAGTCGGAGTCCGTACAGACGGGTGTCGAGAAGCAAGAGTATCGAGGTACAGAGAGAAGAGAAGGACACGCCTGTTCTCGAAGAAGATAAGGTACGAAGTAAGGAAACTGAACGCTGAGAAGAGGCCGAGAATGAAAGGACGGTTTGTTAAGAGGACGTCCATGCTCATGGCCGGGACGACGAcgactac
Protein-coding sequences here:
- the LOC108998057 gene encoding zinc finger protein CONSTANS-LIKE 16-like, which produces MITEKKAANAMGGKTARACDSCLRRRARWFCAADDAFLCQACDASVHSANLLASRHERVRLQSSSVKPNNDISAVVDDNSPPAWHRGFTRKARTPRHNKPLLVQQAKEEEKSLDLLPCVPEIGSEEVSQEASSNEEKLLLRVPIFNPFATSELCNEMENTIDDERTTMESDEVERMVAEDYGHDRVCELDELHGFLSSDMELADFAADVECLLGKGLDEDSCDVKGLRLLDCKEEDDIEFYVDFGEEMEKKVIPMAENKMMNGDQGCDEEMKREIFLRLNYEEVITAWPGQRSPWTTGTRPELNPDNCWQNIMGSCPKDVHHYPYGETASVGVRTDGCREARVSRYREKRRTRLFSKKIRYEVRKLNAEKRPRMKGRFVKRTSMLMAGTTTTTTTTTSAFPAYLINK